The following coding sequences lie in one Montipora foliosa isolate CH-2021 chromosome 11, ASM3666993v2, whole genome shotgun sequence genomic window:
- the LOC137977726 gene encoding transmembrane protein 14C-like produces MTVESKMASSPDLLSYGFSVIVALGGVIGYAKAGSIPSLAAGLAFGGISAAAAYQTNAYPRNVWVMLATSLVLSGVMGTRFMRTGKFMPAGLVAGLSVAQAVRMSYQLMKK; encoded by the exons ATGACTGTGGAAAGCAAGATGGCGTCTTCTCCCGACCTCCTTTCTTATGGTTTCTCTGTAATTGTAGCCCTTGGCGGTGTTATTGGTTACGCAAAAGCTG GAAGTATACCTTCATTAGCTGCTGGACTTGCATTTGGTGGCATTTCTGCTGCTGCTGCTTACCAGACCAATGCATACCCAAGGAATGTTTGGGTTATGTTAG CCACATCATTGGTTTTGTCTGGTGTGATGGGGACAAGGTTTATGAGGACAGGAAAGTTTATGCCTGCTGGTCTTGTAGCTGGTTTAAG tgtTGCCCAAGCTGTGCGCATGTCTTACCAGTTGATGAAAAAGTGA